In Desulfomonile tiedjei DSM 6799, a genomic segment contains:
- a CDS encoding RidA family protein yields the protein MTKRTVSAPAAGTPVGPYSQAVIAGNWIFVSAEKGIDPRTGSIPDGGVRGETSQVLNNIKAILEAAGASMQHVVRCVVYLKNMDDFAAMNEAYAAVFSENPPARTTVGVAALPLGLNVMIEATAFKIDAA from the coding sequence ATGACGAAAAGAACAGTGAGCGCGCCGGCAGCAGGTACTCCGGTAGGTCCATATTCACAAGCTGTGATCGCGGGCAACTGGATTTTTGTATCCGCAGAAAAAGGCATCGATCCCCGAACGGGCAGTATTCCCGACGGTGGTGTTCGAGGGGAGACATCTCAGGTGCTCAACAACATAAAAGCAATCCTGGAGGCCGCAGGCGCATCGATGCAGCATGTGGTGCGCTGCGTGGTGTACCTGAAAAACATGGACGATTTTGCAGCCATGAATGAAGCGTATGCTGCAGTATTCTCCGAGAATCCACCGGCTCGGACTACCGTTGGAGTGGCTGCATTGCCTCTGGGCCTCAATGTTATGATAGAAGCAACCGCCTTCAAAATAGATGCGGCTTAA
- a CDS encoding DUF6178 family protein has translation MKEYNPTEEEAIEIISAFDRLPLEKRLDIFRGLTALSRENLLAASRRPTEIMRRVSEEEVFYTIKQLGESDAPSIIAMTTGKQLQYIMDVDLWKKDMLDLNAASRWLNIIAATGEEKILQFVQITDTELLITLLGKFLKITSRDENSDLTEQLDSLPAFTLDDVFFIEFTSADTEDALKRILESIFRWNNIFYLHLMEHLTWDNQMENEELARKWRAARLSEKGFPEFDEVLEIYQYLHKNGIHYPGDDTLPAHEEGDTPEPLMEFPLKVLESNNLFRRSLAKTALLDERDRMSRELAHLANKVIIADGKDPGSLEEIRASLNKVAAYINIALEEICDEDVTNAAKILQTNHMELLFRRGFSLILDLRKEVRQFIRNYEGGVENLGNPLAGIVSGLLQKRPYYAGNVFENQPAREFEFLQDITSIRGMMNRQALEEKWEPM, from the coding sequence ATGAAAGAATACAACCCGACCGAAGAAGAAGCCATAGAGATAATAAGCGCCTTTGACCGTCTTCCTCTTGAGAAAAGACTCGACATTTTCAGGGGGCTCACGGCTCTATCGCGGGAAAATCTCCTGGCTGCTTCTCGGAGGCCGACTGAAATAATGAGAAGGGTCTCGGAAGAAGAGGTCTTTTATACAATCAAGCAACTCGGCGAAAGCGATGCCCCGTCGATTATTGCCATGACCACGGGGAAACAACTCCAATACATCATGGATGTGGATTTATGGAAGAAAGATATGCTCGATCTCAATGCCGCAAGTCGATGGCTCAATATTATTGCCGCAACTGGAGAAGAGAAGATTCTGCAGTTTGTGCAGATCACGGATACGGAGTTACTGATTACTCTTCTCGGGAAATTCCTTAAAATAACATCCAGGGATGAGAATTCCGATCTGACTGAGCAGTTGGACTCGCTTCCTGCGTTCACACTCGATGACGTGTTCTTCATCGAGTTCACATCTGCGGATACGGAAGATGCTTTGAAGCGGATCTTGGAGTCCATTTTTCGCTGGAATAATATTTTCTATTTGCATTTGATGGAACATTTGACCTGGGACAATCAAATGGAGAATGAGGAGCTTGCGCGAAAGTGGCGTGCAGCGCGACTTTCAGAAAAAGGATTTCCGGAGTTCGACGAAGTCCTGGAGATATATCAGTACCTTCACAAAAATGGGATTCACTATCCTGGAGATGACACGTTGCCGGCGCATGAAGAGGGCGACACCCCCGAACCCTTAATGGAATTCCCGCTTAAGGTTCTCGAATCGAATAATCTGTTCCGGAGAAGTCTTGCAAAGACTGCTCTTCTGGACGAGCGGGACAGGATGTCCAGAGAACTCGCGCATCTTGCCAATAAGGTGATTATCGCAGACGGCAAGGACCCGGGATCGCTGGAAGAAATTCGAGCCAGTCTGAACAAGGTCGCTGCATACATCAACATCGCGCTTGAAGAAATCTGTGATGAAGATGTGACGAACGCTGCGAAGATACTCCAGACGAATCACATGGAACTTCTGTTCCGGCGCGGATTCAGCCTCATCTTGGATCTGAGAAAAGAAGTGCGTCAATTCATCAGAAACTACGAGGGTGGGGTAGAAAATCTCGGAAATCCTCTTGCGGGAATTGTCTCGGGGCTTCTTCAGAAACGCCCGTATTACGCAGGAAATGTTTTCGAGAATCAGCCGGCAAGAGAATTCGAATTCTTGCAGGACATTACTTCGATCAGGGGTATGATGAACCGGCAGGCTCTGGAAGAAAAATGGGAACCTATGTAG
- a CDS encoding radical SAM protein gives MNGNKKNILRQKAASVAKVLQFAGPFLSYRLFGKTVPVLAGYKITHRCNLRCTHCPYWLRSGPEPTFEEVLDTMHRLRSMGARIIIFEGGEPLLWRDGNRGIKDVVWAARELFPCVCLTTNGTLSWQGLPLDRLWVSLDGPPYIHDRVRGKGTYSRVMRNLQQAPKSRPYVSTTISTENADSIPKLVGLLLGVVDGITLQFYYPYDGLPDSLFLPHAERAMLLDQLMMMKRLGYPIMNSFASLEELKRETWSCEAGLLANAEPDGTVLHGCYLKNRGPSECSMCGFAAHNEMTLAFRGNLESIIAGMKVFFGNSYARSFSGETD, from the coding sequence ATGAATGGTAACAAGAAAAATATACTCCGTCAAAAAGCTGCTTCAGTGGCAAAGGTTCTGCAATTTGCCGGACCTTTTCTGTCCTATCGTCTTTTCGGCAAGACTGTCCCGGTTCTCGCGGGGTACAAAATCACCCACCGGTGCAATCTTCGATGTACTCACTGTCCATACTGGCTCCGGTCCGGACCTGAACCCACTTTTGAAGAAGTCTTGGACACTATGCACCGTCTCAGATCAATGGGGGCGCGAATAATCATCTTTGAAGGTGGAGAACCGCTCCTCTGGCGAGACGGTAATCGAGGAATTAAAGATGTAGTGTGGGCGGCACGTGAATTATTTCCATGCGTCTGCCTAACAACGAACGGGACACTCTCATGGCAGGGGCTCCCATTGGACCGGCTGTGGGTCAGTCTCGACGGGCCACCTTACATTCACGATAGGGTGAGAGGCAAAGGAACGTACTCCCGAGTGATGAGGAATCTGCAGCAAGCTCCAAAATCACGTCCGTATGTCAGCACGACCATCAGTACGGAAAATGCCGATAGTATCCCAAAACTGGTGGGGCTCTTGCTGGGTGTAGTCGACGGCATAACACTTCAGTTTTATTATCCGTACGATGGCCTACCTGACTCGCTGTTCCTGCCCCATGCGGAACGGGCGATGCTATTGGACCAACTCATGATGATGAAACGGCTCGGATATCCCATCATGAATTCGTTCGCAAGTCTTGAAGAACTGAAAAGAGAAACATGGAGTTGCGAAGCAGGATTGCTCGCGAACGCGGAACCGGATGGCACAGTACTTCATGGGTGCTATTTGAAGAATCGCGGCCCTTCGGAATGCTCCATGTGCGGATTTGCAGCTCATAACGAGATGACGCTGGCTTTCAGAGGCAATTTGGAATCCATCATTGCGGGAATGAAAGTTTTTTTTGGCAATTCCTATGCACGGTCCTTTTCCGGGGAAACGGATTAA
- the yihA gene encoding ribosome biogenesis GTP-binding protein YihA/YsxC, protein MKVSTAEFFRAAEEKKDYPPGEYSELAFAGRSNVGKSSMINTLLGRRNLVRTSKTPGHTRKLNFYLINGRLYFVDLPGYGFAKVPLEVREKWRPMVETYLTGRRQLAGVVVIVDARRPPTESDMSLIEFLQAYDKPLIVAATKADKLTRNQMAEQKRTIRSAIQMDVPIVFFSALNGLGKNELWKEIKKIIE, encoded by the coding sequence ATGAAGGTATCTACCGCGGAATTTTTTCGGGCTGCTGAAGAGAAAAAGGATTATCCTCCGGGCGAATATTCGGAATTGGCGTTTGCAGGACGTTCCAATGTGGGGAAGTCCTCAATGATAAATACGCTTCTGGGGAGACGCAATCTTGTTCGTACTTCCAAGACGCCGGGGCATACGCGAAAGCTCAATTTTTATCTTATAAACGGCCGCCTCTATTTCGTAGATTTGCCAGGATATGGATTCGCCAAAGTGCCTCTCGAGGTCAGGGAAAAATGGCGACCCATGGTGGAAACGTACCTCACAGGGCGAAGGCAACTAGCGGGGGTTGTGGTAATCGTGGACGCAAGACGTCCTCCTACCGAATCGGACATGAGCCTTATCGAGTTCTTGCAGGCGTATGACAAACCTCTTATAGTTGCAGCTACTAAGGCGGACAAATTGACCCGTAATCAGATGGCCGAACAGAAGCGAACCATACGATCGGCCATTCAAATGGATGTTCCGATAGTTTTCTTCTCAGCCTTGAACGGACTGGGAAAAAATGAATTGTGGAAAGAGATCAAAAAAATTATAGAGTAG
- a CDS encoding YkgJ family cysteine cluster protein, producing the protein MNDAVQHQIPGLDVYGLKKALLLQVYDTYNSIVSEFESACRDSCATCCTQNVLATTLESSVLLEYCEDERFDKLHEKIVPNRMRPLVTVNTFADQCMHSQDPPLSLQADDKTACPLLEQSRCTVYQGRPFACRSMWSRTQCRAHGIAIMDPLLVSINSVFQQIIEDIDAGGLYGNLLDIMLHFGTAEMRKSYVLGQRVTAGEGLIFNVPNPGFLVLPGHRTYIGRSLAPLWNQTFSGLLFKEAVSCVREYYREQAMATG; encoded by the coding sequence ATGAACGATGCAGTTCAGCACCAAATTCCGGGGCTTGACGTTTATGGGCTAAAAAAAGCTCTTCTGTTGCAGGTCTACGATACGTATAACTCGATAGTCTCCGAATTTGAATCCGCTTGCAGAGATTCATGCGCAACCTGCTGCACCCAAAACGTGCTTGCCACAACCCTGGAGTCCTCTGTTCTATTGGAATACTGCGAAGATGAACGTTTCGATAAGCTTCATGAGAAGATTGTCCCGAATCGAATGCGGCCGTTGGTTACGGTCAACACCTTCGCTGATCAGTGCATGCATTCACAGGATCCTCCACTATCACTCCAGGCAGACGACAAAACCGCGTGCCCTTTGCTGGAACAATCCAGGTGCACGGTGTATCAAGGCAGACCGTTTGCATGCAGATCCATGTGGTCCCGAACTCAATGCCGGGCCCATGGCATCGCAATTATGGACCCGCTCCTCGTAAGTATAAATAGTGTCTTCCAACAGATAATTGAGGATATAGATGCGGGAGGGCTCTACGGCAATCTCCTCGATATCATGCTTCACTTCGGAACTGCTGAAATGAGAAAGTCCTACGTTCTCGGGCAACGCGTTACTGCCGGGGAAGGATTGATCTTCAATGTCCCCAACCCAGGGTTCCTGGTTTTACCCGGGCACAGGACTTATATAGGACGTTCTTTGGCTCCGCTGTGGAACCAGACCTTTTCAGGCCTACTTTTCAAAGAGGCGGTCTCATGCGTGAGAGAGTACTATCGTGAACAAGCGATGGCTACCGGGTAA
- a CDS encoding Rne/Rng family ribonuclease, with protein MLKKMLINASQPEECRVAVVCDGLLEELDVQVKTREATLGNIYKGVVTRVEPSLQAVFVDYGCDRNGFLSINDVHPSYFPESFEANRRRPRIQEVFKKEDHVLVQVNKEERNTKGACLTTNISLAGRYLVLMPGTSLYGVSRKIEDEKERKKLKEIVKQLKLPDNMGFIIRTAGMGRTKTELARDLNYLMKLWEVIETHVAESEAPTLLYREHDLVIRTIREHFSPDISEILVDEKDTYKRVRDFFHQVMPKYENLVKLYQEKRPLFNKYQLEEQLEQVYRKKIKLKSGGYIIIEQTEAMVTVDVNSGSATKEKGIEETAFRVNLEAAPEIARQLRLRDLGGIIVIDFIDMVHKKHNQEVEKAVKAVLKTDRAKTKILRISALGLLELSRQRLKSSLGTGEYMDCPLCDGHGRMKSPEMAALSVFRKIKSLLIKSTVSEVRATVPLKVGEYLLNKMRAQLVEMESQYNARVLVTVKENLPEKEILVEAVKEQKEEIGEAPSFEPALTAQASELAVFIEEEQAEIIPEPTEEEKPATTVAEPAEEKQPAKPKRKRRTRKKTVAAQETQIEEAEPVSEPAAEEAALSASDNGEEADITVDLHVEKEDLDFIVKPEKEQPEETPEPVIAEEPVEVVSSVQDSEESVEVMSSISSLEETVEIVMSAPSVEESQLVVADLQDEAPATVAEESVLSEHISTEQESDSDSDDGSQASDSGKKARKDRKTRKSLLQSYLPFS; from the coding sequence ATGCTCAAAAAAATGCTCATAAATGCCAGTCAACCTGAGGAATGTCGCGTTGCAGTTGTATGTGACGGACTACTCGAAGAACTGGACGTTCAAGTCAAAACGCGAGAAGCAACTCTCGGTAATATTTACAAGGGAGTGGTCACTCGTGTCGAGCCTTCTCTCCAAGCGGTATTTGTCGATTATGGGTGTGATAGAAACGGTTTCCTGTCAATAAATGACGTTCATCCATCCTACTTCCCGGAATCTTTTGAGGCTAATCGGAGACGTCCGAGAATCCAAGAGGTTTTCAAGAAGGAAGATCATGTTCTCGTACAGGTGAACAAGGAAGAACGGAACACCAAAGGAGCCTGCCTCACTACGAACATCTCATTGGCGGGGCGTTATCTGGTGCTTATGCCGGGAACCAGCCTGTATGGTGTTTCCCGGAAAATCGAGGACGAAAAAGAACGGAAGAAGTTGAAGGAAATTGTTAAGCAACTGAAACTGCCCGACAATATGGGATTCATCATTCGAACGGCAGGCATGGGTCGGACTAAAACCGAATTGGCTCGTGACCTGAACTATTTGATGAAGCTCTGGGAAGTCATCGAAACCCATGTGGCAGAATCGGAGGCACCGACACTTCTGTACAGAGAGCATGATCTGGTGATCAGAACTATACGAGAACATTTCTCCCCGGACATCTCGGAAATTCTCGTGGATGAAAAGGATACGTACAAGCGGGTGAGAGACTTCTTTCATCAGGTGATGCCCAAGTACGAGAATCTCGTGAAGCTGTACCAGGAAAAACGCCCACTCTTTAACAAGTACCAGCTTGAAGAGCAGTTGGAACAGGTCTACCGCAAGAAAATAAAATTAAAATCCGGTGGTTACATCATCATCGAACAAACGGAAGCGATGGTTACTGTTGATGTGAACTCCGGGAGCGCAACGAAAGAAAAAGGCATCGAGGAAACCGCTTTTCGGGTCAATCTGGAAGCTGCTCCAGAAATTGCCCGCCAGTTAAGGCTGCGGGACTTGGGCGGAATCATAGTCATCGATTTCATTGATATGGTGCACAAGAAACATAATCAAGAAGTCGAAAAAGCAGTTAAAGCGGTACTCAAGACGGATCGGGCCAAAACCAAGATTCTCCGGATTTCGGCTCTCGGTTTACTGGAACTCTCTCGACAGCGCCTCAAATCATCTCTCGGGACAGGCGAGTACATGGACTGCCCCTTGTGCGACGGACATGGCAGGATGAAATCGCCTGAAATGGCAGCCCTTTCAGTTTTCAGGAAGATAAAATCGCTGCTGATCAAGTCCACAGTTTCGGAAGTTCGAGCAACAGTTCCTCTGAAAGTGGGTGAGTACCTTTTGAACAAGATGAGGGCTCAGCTCGTAGAGATGGAATCGCAGTACAATGCGCGCGTCCTTGTCACTGTGAAAGAAAACCTCCCGGAAAAAGAGATACTCGTAGAAGCGGTGAAAGAACAGAAAGAAGAAATAGGGGAAGCGCCTTCCTTTGAGCCTGCGCTCACTGCGCAAGCGTCGGAGCTTGCTGTCTTTATCGAAGAAGAGCAAGCTGAAATAATACCTGAGCCGACGGAAGAAGAGAAGCCAGCTACCACAGTGGCCGAGCCGGCCGAAGAGAAACAACCGGCAAAACCGAAGAGAAAAAGAAGAACCAGAAAAAAGACGGTTGCGGCTCAGGAAACACAGATCGAAGAGGCCGAACCTGTGTCCGAACCTGCTGCGGAAGAAGCGGCGTTATCCGCATCGGATAATGGGGAAGAGGCAGACATCACCGTCGATCTGCATGTGGAAAAAGAAGATCTCGATTTCATCGTAAAACCTGAGAAGGAACAGCCGGAAGAAACACCGGAACCAGTAATTGCTGAAGAACCGGTCGAGGTTGTGTCATCAGTCCAGGACTCCGAAGAATCAGTGGAGGTCATGTCGTCGATTTCGAGCCTCGAAGAAACTGTCGAGATCGTAATGTCAGCGCCGAGCGTCGAAGAGTCGCAGCTTGTCGTCGCAGACTTGCAGGACGAAGCTCCTGCGACCGTCGCAGAGGAAAGCGTTTTATCT
- a CDS encoding condensation domain-containing protein — protein MKRESSLNSLSEMIALSAYGNTKNLIITGVDITGNIDKEAVMMATQMAASKYPQFAARLKEERRNLQHRLVWDTHENFPVPVFFSEMNGSSENGVLEGFLDHLSPRLNRNWDLFKECPAEVHLVRVAKNHFIWAPIVHHAVADGATASEFGRQLLAEYQQITKGHEPNWAHQTHAMSTTKKRQVEPKKKSFRDFIQSLKDAVSNTAQKPILPVGQGIAGDLRQFHIKRILSAEDTSRVIVGAIKRGVSPVDLLAASMGVSIDRWNNSRGISPGTITTSMSVNMKGRFGELEGGNTSGLIFFTSQPEQRRDMKSFARSIAVQRIRRFRNQKDFTFFRNVSGMTSLVNLLPFRARQRIVSLVMNLHRFSAAVTFLGTIWPVSKNGKLTLESNPTQVADLTINEVHGLGYKLLSETKLLLIAYTFREKLNLVLAVSGSLFNRNEAESFADMLVSTVQEFT, from the coding sequence ATGAAACGGGAGTCATCCCTCAACTCACTTTCTGAAATGATTGCGCTTTCGGCGTACGGCAATACGAAAAACCTGATTATTACAGGCGTGGACATAACAGGGAATATCGATAAGGAAGCCGTCATGATGGCGACACAGATGGCGGCATCCAAATACCCGCAATTCGCTGCCCGTTTGAAGGAGGAACGTCGAAATCTTCAGCATCGTCTTGTTTGGGATACGCATGAGAATTTTCCGGTTCCAGTCTTTTTCTCCGAAATGAACGGGTCATCCGAAAATGGCGTCCTCGAGGGTTTTCTCGATCATCTGAGTCCTCGCCTCAACAGGAACTGGGACCTCTTCAAAGAATGCCCAGCGGAGGTTCACCTGGTGCGCGTTGCCAAGAACCATTTTATCTGGGCTCCGATTGTTCATCATGCTGTCGCCGATGGGGCAACAGCTTCCGAATTCGGCAGACAACTGCTTGCTGAGTACCAGCAGATTACAAAAGGGCATGAACCGAATTGGGCGCATCAGACACACGCCATGTCGACAACGAAGAAAAGGCAGGTCGAACCCAAGAAAAAGAGCTTCCGAGATTTCATCCAATCCCTGAAAGACGCAGTTTCGAATACAGCACAAAAACCAATACTTCCTGTGGGTCAAGGCATTGCCGGCGACCTCCGACAGTTTCACATCAAACGAATTTTGTCTGCCGAGGATACTTCCCGCGTAATTGTCGGGGCTATAAAACGGGGGGTTTCACCGGTCGATCTGCTTGCAGCGTCTATGGGTGTCTCTATTGACCGATGGAACAACTCGAGGGGAATTTCGCCCGGCACCATAACTACCTCCATGTCTGTGAATATGAAGGGAAGATTCGGCGAACTTGAAGGAGGAAACACAAGTGGCTTGATCTTCTTCACCTCTCAACCGGAACAACGGAGGGACATGAAATCGTTCGCGCGATCCATTGCAGTGCAAAGGATAAGACGTTTTCGCAATCAGAAGGATTTCACTTTTTTTAGAAATGTTTCAGGCATGACCAGCCTGGTGAACCTGCTTCCGTTCAGGGCACGACAACGGATAGTAAGTCTTGTCATGAATTTGCATCGTTTTTCTGCCGCGGTGACTTTTTTGGGAACGATCTGGCCGGTCTCCAAGAATGGCAAGCTAACGTTGGAATCAAACCCCACTCAGGTTGCCGATTTAACGATAAATGAGGTACACGGCCTGGGATACAAACTCCTGTCGGAAACCAAACTCCTGCTCATTGCCTATACGTTTCGAGAAAAACTGAACCTCGTGCTGGCCGTGTCCGGATCGCTGTTCAACCGAAATGAAGCGGAATCTTTTGCCGACATGCTTGTATCTACTGTACAAGAGTTTACGTAA
- a CDS encoding 6-phosphofructokinase: protein MEKLTGKAIIAMGGGPTAVINQSLVGAVLQARQYSHITQFYGAFRGVEGLVEEQMVNLSEATSHNLEMVGKTPGAGIRSTRLKPDEEFCSRIFKVCKAHGIHYFFYIGGNDSAETCRIVNTFAREEGYEMRVLHIPKTIDNDLRVTDHCPGYGSAAKFVAQAFMGVNLDNRSLPGVYVGVVMGRHAGFLTAASVFARKYDDDGPHLIYVPEKPFSSDEFLASVDEMYTKYGRAIIAVSEGIQDEHGKPVIAGLVKEIERDAHGNIQLSGSTSLGDALTGLVREKLKIKRVRSDTFGYLQRSFLGCVSEVDAHEAREVGERAVQIAAWHSADGSITIERVGDYGVRYNLTPLQEVAKETKSMPDEFIQGANNVTTEFKNYARPLLGEIPVYDRIHAPRVEKILNP from the coding sequence ATGGAAAAATTAACCGGCAAAGCCATTATAGCAATGGGCGGCGGCCCCACCGCAGTCATCAACCAGTCACTGGTGGGAGCTGTGCTACAGGCCCGCCAGTATTCCCATATCACCCAATTTTACGGAGCGTTTCGTGGTGTCGAGGGCCTGGTTGAAGAACAGATGGTCAATCTCTCTGAAGCGACAAGCCACAATCTTGAAATGGTAGGAAAAACACCGGGTGCCGGAATCCGGAGCACGCGTCTGAAGCCGGATGAGGAATTCTGCAGCCGCATTTTCAAGGTATGCAAAGCGCACGGTATCCATTATTTCTTCTATATTGGCGGCAACGACTCTGCGGAAACCTGCCGCATCGTGAACACCTTCGCCCGCGAAGAAGGTTACGAGATGCGTGTATTGCACATTCCGAAGACAATCGATAACGATCTTCGGGTGACCGATCATTGTCCGGGATATGGATCTGCAGCGAAATTCGTTGCCCAGGCCTTTATGGGTGTCAACCTTGACAACCGATCTTTGCCCGGTGTGTACGTAGGTGTCGTTATGGGACGGCATGCAGGATTTCTTACGGCAGCATCGGTTTTCGCCCGCAAATACGACGATGACGGCCCCCATTTGATTTACGTTCCGGAAAAGCCGTTCAGTTCGGATGAATTCCTGGCCAGTGTCGATGAAATGTATACCAAGTACGGACGAGCAATAATAGCCGTGTCGGAAGGAATTCAAGACGAGCATGGCAAACCGGTAATTGCAGGCCTTGTGAAGGAAATCGAGCGGGATGCTCACGGGAATATTCAGTTGTCCGGAAGCACTTCTTTGGGAGATGCCTTGACCGGACTGGTCCGTGAAAAACTGAAAATCAAACGTGTGCGTTCGGACACATTCGGCTATCTGCAAAGATCTTTCCTGGGTTGTGTCAGCGAAGTCGATGCGCATGAGGCCCGAGAAGTAGGCGAACGGGCCGTCCAGATTGCTGCATGGCATAGCGCCGACGGCTCCATTACCATCGAACGAGTCGGCGATTACGGGGTAAGGTATAATTTGACCCCGCTGCAGGAAGTGGCAAAAGAAACCAAGTCAATGCCCGATGAATTTATCCAAGGAGCAAACAACGTAACGACCGAATTCAAGAATTACGCGAGACCTCTCCTGGGAGAGATTCCCGTATACGACAGAATACACGCCCCACGAGTCGAGAAAATCTTGAATCCTTGA
- a CDS encoding phage holin family protein, translated as MGIIVQWIITTVAILVVAYIMPGVRVAGIGGALVAAAILGILNAIVRPILVILTLPITILTLGLFLFIINAFVFWIVGSIYSGLRVDSFGTALIASIIVSIVSFLLNFLFW; from the coding sequence ATGGGAATTATCGTTCAATGGATCATAACAACAGTGGCGATTCTCGTTGTGGCATACATTATGCCCGGGGTGCGGGTCGCGGGAATCGGCGGAGCGCTCGTTGCCGCTGCAATCCTCGGGATTCTGAATGCCATCGTACGGCCTATACTCGTTATTCTCACCTTGCCGATCACTATCCTAACGTTGGGGCTGTTTCTGTTTATCATAAATGCGTTCGTGTTCTGGATTGTCGGCTCGATCTACAGCGGCTTGAGAGTGGATTCCTTCGGAACAGCGCTGATCGCTTCGATTATAGTAAGTATCGTTTCATTTCTCCTTAATTTTCTATTCTGGTGA
- a CDS encoding methylated-DNA--[protein]-cysteine S-methyltransferase: MNSESSAEKARSAEIVIHHFFSDLVGWLELQASKDGVRSISFVEAPESLSAASDDPVISELLMQLDAYFAGELTEFSIPLAPPGGTLFQRRVWDRLMAIPYGETRSYGEIAVEVGVPKGARAVGLANKKNFLPIVIPCHRVIRSNGDLGGYDSGVAIKQKLLQFESRKNRH; this comes from the coding sequence ATGAACTCTGAATCCAGTGCAGAAAAAGCGCGTTCGGCAGAAATAGTCATCCATCATTTTTTTTCCGACCTGGTGGGATGGCTTGAATTGCAGGCATCGAAAGACGGTGTCCGCTCGATTTCCTTTGTAGAAGCTCCAGAATCCCTCAGCGCGGCGTCCGATGACCCCGTCATATCTGAGTTGCTCATGCAATTGGATGCCTATTTTGCCGGAGAGCTTACGGAATTTTCCATACCGCTTGCACCACCAGGAGGAACCCTGTTTCAAAGGCGAGTCTGGGACAGACTCATGGCAATTCCCTACGGCGAAACGAGATCATATGGCGAAATTGCAGTTGAAGTGGGGGTCCCGAAAGGCGCTCGAGCTGTAGGGCTCGCAAATAAAAAGAACTTTTTGCCTATCGTGATTCCCTGCCATAGAGTAATCCGAAGTAACGGCGATCTGGGAGGATATGATTCCGGAGTGGCAATCAAGCAGAAATTGCTGCAATTCGAGTCTCGGAAGAATCGGCATTAG